ATATCTCTGTAGCGATTTTTTCTCCGGCACCTCTCGAGCGCCGCATAATAGCTTGAGAAGAGATGGCAGTATATCTTGCGAAGCGTCTTCGCATATTGGTTTTTGATTTCGTTGGCATAATTAGCATTAGTATCCCTCACATACGCGAATAATGGCCTTAGTCGTAGGAAGTTTGTGTTCTGTATCATCTGCAGATTTGCCTTTGGAGTTGCCAGTTTCGCGATTTCTAGCCTCATGAAGTCGTATATACGCCCTACTATAACAAGCTCCAGCTTCTTCATCTGTATTTTAGAAGGGTGCAGCGACGGGTACGGCGCTCCGTCATACAGCGTCTTCATTCTGTGCACCTTGGCCTGGAATTGTTCCAGAAGCCTGACGTACGATTCCCCGATGGGTTCGTGGCATATCGCCTTGATCAAAGACGGCGACACTGCGATATCGTCGAGGTAACCTTGCACAGCCTTTAGAAAAGCCTGTCTGTTGTCGAGGCAAGCCGATAGTGCCGATGATTCGGTATGCAGATTTTTAATGTACGTCGATGCGGCCTCTAGGCTCTTGTAATGTTTGGTGAGCGCCTCTTCTATGAGTTTGATGGTAGAATCGCAGTAGTTCATGTCTGTTGAGAACTCCGATATCTCCTCCTCGTGAGCGAGGAACGCCTCCGTCACTTCATCCTGCCATTGCTGGCGCGCTAAGTCCACCCGACTGATGATGGAGTTGAGTTGAGTTATGACGCGGAACTCAACTTCGGACTCATCTTCTGCTGCATATAGATGACATACGGTGCCAAACATCCCCACCTTCATTCTCCACATCGATTACGGCTGGTCCCGGCTGCGATGGCTCCTGCTCTTCTGCGGGTTCGAAGTATCGCTTAACAATGGTATTACGCCAGGGCTCGAGATCTTCCAGCGCTTGCGGCGCATCCACACCCTCCAGCAACCATTTTAGGTCCTCTGCGAAGGCATCCGGGGCTATGTCTAGCAGCTGCGTGTGATGATGGTCACGCATCCTCGGTTCTTGTTGCTGCTTTAACATCGGGATAGAATCTTGTCGCACATAAACTGAAGGCGGGCGTGTCAGAAAGTTGTAGTCTACATAGATGCGATACGGTAAATTCTTAATATCACGGCGGTAGGTTCGCTAAACGGGAGTCATCATGCCTCGTGATTCCGGGTCTGCTCAGCGGCTCGAAGATCAGCCCATGTGACCATCAAATGTGACATTTGTAGGTCGTATTTTTATATTGTTTACTTGCCGTTCTAGTGTGCGGTTGCCTCTTGACGGTAGAGCTGCGTGCTGCTACGACTGTCTCAAAAGGTAACCCTCCCTTCCAAATACACATTTGACAGCAGCTCAACCTCAATTGTGTACATGTAGTGTTATTTCATATTATACTCGCTTTAGATGATTCCCAAACGCATTTTTGACTACACCTAACTCACCTCAGGCTATTCAGCCGAGATGCTGTACAAGACTAACGCACCAAAAACAAAAGCTTTAGTCACGATAAATAGGCATTTGGCACAACTATACGTCAGAATAAGCGCCGTGTGTATGCGCAAAAGCATCTGTTGACGAAGTATTGCTTCCTTTACTGCTAGAATTGATAATTTTTACAAACGTGCACACAATGCATCATTATGGTATCAGTTAGCGTTCCTACTGACAAAGTACCTAAACGAATCAGGCACGCTGACGTCAATGTccacgacggcggcggcaagcTCGTTTACTAGCTTGGATTTGCATTCCCTTAGCGCCTCGTCATTTTCCCTGATTAGCTCCTTGGCCTTGTTCTCGAGGTCATCGAGATTAGGGTCATCGCTTGCAGCCTCCTGAACCACCGTTAGCAACGTTCGGGCTCAGCTTGTGGCCGCCGTGAATACGGCTCCTAATGGGCCACGAGCAGTCAGTGATGACGAATTTGCGCGTACACAGCCGTGTAACACACATATTTACACTAACAGATACTTATATACAACACTCACCTTCTGGTACTGCTCCAGCAGACGCCTCTCCTCGGTCTCACTGAACTGCTTGAGGTCGTTTTCAGCCGCAGATACGGCCTCGTTAAGCAGCTTCACGCGGTCTAAACAAATTATATTGCCACTAGTTAGCACTCACTCTCTTTGGCACGCTTTACGATGGCTTCAGCCTCCTCCTCGGCCttgaggagctgctggatcAGCGCGTTCGACCCCTTAGTGCTGCTCATTTTCCAGGAGATTAGCCCTCGCGATACACAAGAGGTGTACACGTTCTAAAAGTAATTTAATTCTGCGACCGAGTGGTGGTTGGTTGATGTGTGGAGCGCCGTCGACGGGAGCTATACGCGCAGTGCTCCCGTCACCCTATGCCCGGCAGCGCATCGCCGAATACGTAATATGCAACATTTTTGCATTACGGACGCATCTGTGACACACATGGTGTGAGCTATcgcggctgctgcacccGCATTTCAAAAGCGTAGCTACAGCTACCCTGTCTAACGGCTGCTGCTCTTCGTGTCGTTGACAGCGATGGGTGCGCTCAGCAGCCGCCACGACAGGAATGGGAAATGGAGACCGGAATCCGCCGCTTCAGACTGCGCCAGCGCTATTGTTAAGGCATTTAACGGGGTGGAGCCTTTGCCTGCAGACTACGATGACGCTGAGAACTTGTTGCAGatgcgtggcggcggccgtTCATTGGCCTACTACACCGGTAGAACGGCTCCTTCGGACCTAATCGATAGAGTGTTCACACTTACTAAAAAGAATATGTCACGCCTGTACGATGAGACCAACTTCCTCGGCGGATGGAAGGATCGCATGAAACACAGGGAGATCAGTGCCGCGAAAAATCACATTCTTGTGCTGTCAGGTTAGTGTAACTCGCAGATGTCACATGATTAACAGATGAGAATGGATCGTTGATAGGTTTCATCAGCTATCGCTTCATGATTATCTCTGACTGCCAGCCTGCGACGGAGGTGTGCTACGTATACGAGCTCCAGGTCGACGTAGGTTTTTTAGTCGTTAGAGCGTCAGAGCATGCTCAGGAATCCTTTAGATCGCGTGGAGTGGGCAAGTTTCTAATGGATATAGCGACGGTGATCGGTCGTTATGTGGGAGCCAAGAAGCTCATGTGCACGGTGTTGAAGCTGAACTCACGCGCACTTTCCTTTTATCGGTCTAAGTGCGGCTTCGTTAACGACGAGAGCGACCCAGACTCCTTCGACTGTCGTTGCGGTCACGATCACTGTTACCACATCCTCAAGCTGGAGCTCGGTGGCACAGACGCCTTCCCCGAGGGCTCATAGGCAGTCGCCAGAGTAAGCCAGCGGAACGATTAGCCTGTTTCTATCGCCAAGTTAAGCGGTGCCTGGAGCTACAAAGCGAGCACTCCAATCCAGCAATTGTAAACCATCGCATTTATCGCAATGTCAACGAACAACATGGACCGTGGCAATGCTATCCAAGGCCATACATAACTGCAACAGCCATTGGCTGTGTTGGTCAGCCACGGCCGTAGCACGCACACGTGGTTATACACGCAACCCCGTATGCACAGAAATCTCACGATAATTATCAAAACTGTTGGCTTAGATAATACCGATTTTGTTGGCGACGTCGA
This genomic stretch from Babesia bigemina genome assembly Bbig001, chromosome : III harbors:
- a CDS encoding acetyltransferase, GNAT family protein, putative, which gives rise to MGALSSRHDRNGKWRPESAASDCASAIVKAFNGVEPLPADYDDAENLLQMRGGGRSLAYYTGRTAPSDLIDRVFTLTKKNMSRLYDETNFLGGWKDRMKHREISAAKNHILVLSDENGSLIGFISYRFMIISDCQPATEVCYVYELQVDVGFLVVRASEHAQESFRSRGVGKFLMDIATVIGRYVGAKKLMCTVLKLNSRALSFYRSKCGFVNDESDPDSFDCRCGHDHCYHILKLELGGTDAFPEGS
- a CDS encoding acuolar ATP synthase subunit family protein, putative — translated: MSSTKGSNALIQQLLKAEEEAEAIVKRAKENRVKLLNEAVSAAENDLKQFSETEERRLLEQYQKEAASDDPNLDDLENKAKELIRENDEALRECKSKLVNELAAAVVDIDVSVPDSFRYFVSRNAN